Below is a genomic region from Laspinema palackyanum D2c.
ACAAAATTAAGACCGCTAGAAAGTTAAGATAAATGTATTGAAGGCGACCGCATCTACTCCCCACTCCTTAGATAATTTTTCCCTTTTTTTTAGCCCTGATCACTTCTGCGATTGAGAGATTGGGGCCATTTATCAAAGGCCCCTCTATACCATTGGGTACAGACCCCCACCTCGGGCGATCGGCCAAACTAATCCCCTATAAGTATTGACAAAACTCTAATTTTATGATAAAGAGTTTAAAAACTTGACTCCCGTTATCCCTCCTTCTCCCCCGTTCCCCCTTCCCTGAACTGGGCCTCGTAACGGTCCAAAATCCCACTTTCAATCATCAACCTCGGCCAAACTAATAAGAAAAACCCCATCCAAGCCACCAAAGGGACTGCAACGATTGCCGTTACCCAAAGTTTGTGAAACACCAGCCAACTGCCCACAATCAAGGTAATCCCCGTTAACAAAATTGACCAAGGCTGACACCACCAGGGTTTATAATTCCAAGGATTCAAAGTCGGTTCTTGTGACATAAACCTCTAAAATCAACAACAAACTCACTTTGTTTTATCATAAATATGGAAATTACCCCTTATCTTCATACCGCAATCTTAGTTTCTGACCTAAATCGGGCCGAACAGTTTTATAGTAACGTCCTCGGACTGGAAAAAGTCGATCGCCCCTTTAGCTATGCCGGAGTCTGGTATCAAATTGGGCCGGTTCAACTGCATTTAATTGTCGATGAAACCCTCAATTTTGTCCCAACTAATCCCGAAAAACTCGGCCGCAATCCTCATTTTGCCCTGGGAGTCACTAACTTAGAAGCCGCCAAAGCGCATTTACTCGCCCATAACTGTTTAATTCAAATGAGTGCCTCCGGACGGGCTGCATTATTTACCCAAGACCCCGATGGCAATGTGATTGAATTGACTCAGGTGGAAGGAGATTCCCAAAAATAAATTATCCCAATTTCGCCCTTAAAGATTAACTGTACTCTTCAGCCTGCGGAGGCAGGCTTCTGCTGAGCTTGTCGAAGTGCGTATAGCCCCACCCTTTAGGGTGCGGGCGTTGGCATTATTTTGTGGATTTCCCTAAATGAAAATTATTGCCTATTTATATAGTGACCCGCTGTTAGAATCGCCTAGTGACCCAGCGATTTGGGGGTGGGAAGTCGATCGCGTGTATCGAGATTTAGGAACTCGCACCCATCTGCAACAACTCCTCAACGATTGTCAACAGGAAACCGCCGATTATTTATTAATTCGGCGCATCGAAGAATTGGGCGACTCCGTTCGAGAAGTCTGCGATCGCATGGCAGAATTGGAAGAACGCCAAATCCAAATTGTTGCCACCGAAAATGCCACCGCCACCCTAGATACCCCCCTCACCCGCAGCGAACTGTTGAAACTCCTCTCAGAAATTGAAAGCGTCCAACGGTCCCGGCAAATTCGCAAAGGGCACGCTAAAAATCGCCTGCAATCCATTCCCCCACCGGGAAAAGCACCCTTTGGGTATCGACGCGGTAAGGACCGCTATGCCCTCGATCGCGCTGCTGCGGCTATGGTTAAAGACTTTTTTGAACAATTTCTCCTCTACGGGTCCTTGCGCGGTGCCGTGCGCTATTTAGAGCGAAAACATAGCAAAAAAATTTCTGTAACAACCGGCAGGCGATGGTTAACGAATCCCACCTATCGGGGAGATTTAGCTTATAAAAATGGGTTAGTGCTGTCTAATACTCATGTCGCAATTATCTCCCGAGAGGAAGCGGCACAAGTCGATCGCCTCCTGCGCCGGAATCAACGAATGCCGCCTCGAACTGCTAGCGCATCCCGTTCTTTAGCCGGTTTAGTTGTCTGTGGGGAATGCCATTGTTCAATGGCAGTTTCCCAAGCAAAGGCACATCAGGGGAAGCGGGAATATTTATATTTGCGTCCCACAAACTGTGTACGACAACCGAAATGTAAAGCGATTCCTTATGAAGCGATTTTACAGCAGGCGATCGCTCAAGTGTGCCAGGAGTTGCCTCGCGCCGTTGCGGGATTAGAAATGGGACAAATTGGGGGAGTTAAACAGCAGATTCAAGAGGCGATCGGCACCAAGGAACAGATTCTCACCCAACTGCCACAACTGCGCCAAGACGGTATCTTAGATGCAGAGACAGCGGATTTGCGTCGTTACAAACTCAGCACAGAAATTTCCGCACTTCAAAGTCAACTGGCGCAACTCCCCCCCGTCAACCTGCGCGAAACCGCCCAAGCTGTTTCTCTGCCTCAATTTTGGCTTGATTTATCCGAAACCGAACGGCGATTCTACTTTCGGGAATTCATTCGCAAAATTGAAATCTACCGCCAAGGTAAAGCATGGCAGTTGAAAATTATCTTTATTTTCTAGGGGTTCGGGTGGGATGAAAGGGGAGAAAAAATAGGGTTCAATGAATTAATATTTCATAAACAAACCCGGTTTTTAACCGTTACTCAACCAACCACCTAAACCTGAACCGCCGGTTTTTCTGACTCCGCCCCATCTTCAGATGCCTTGGGTTGAGAAACGGGCAGTTCTATCCGAAAGGTACTGCCTTCGGTGGGTTGGGAAGTACAGACAATCTTGCCGTGATGGTTTTCTTCAATAATTTTCTTAGAAATCGATAATCCCAATCCCGTTCCCACTCCCATTGCTTTCGTGGTGAAAAATGGCTCAAAAACCCGAGTTTCGACATCCGGCAGCATTCCCGGACCATTATCGGAAATGGTAATCGCAACTCGGTTATTTTCTAAGGCTTCCGTGGTAATAAAAATTTTTCGTTTTCCTGGTTTTCGTTCGAGCTTTTCTCCCCCAGCAGTTGCGGAATTATCGGTTTCTTCCAGAGCATCGATCGCATTATTAATCAAGTTCATGAAAACCTGATTCAGTTGATTAATATAACATTCTATTTTAGGAAGTTTTCCAAATTCGCAAACTACCTCAATGTTTTGTTTATAGCGATTATTCAGCAGGACTAAGGTACTTTCCAATCCTTCTTGGATATCCGCAACTTTCATATCCGGTTCATCCAGGCGATAGAAATTACGCAGGGTCAGCACCAAATCCCGAATCCGTTCTGCACCCACTTTGAGAGAACCCATAATCCGAGGCAAATCTTCCAGAACGTAATCCAGTTCAACCTCTTCTAAGATTTCTTCTACTGCTTCGGCATTGTCCGGGTATCCTTCTTGATACGCTTCTAAAACCTTAAATAAATCTTCGACGTGTTCTTCGACATAAGGTAAGTTTCCATAAATAAAGTTAATTGGATTATTAATTTCATGAGAAATTCCCGAGACCATTTGCCCCAGCATCGACATTTTTTCCATTTGTAGCAAATGTTGTTGCAGTCGATGCAGTTCTTGTAAACTATCTTGGAGCTGTTGATCTTGGTCCGTTAATTGTTGAGTCAGTTGAGCGACTTTTTGCTCTAATTCACGGTTGCGGTCTTCTAGTTCTTCAATGCGATCGGTCATTATGGACAGCCCCCTGTCACATCAACACTCCAAATTATATCAATTTTTACCCTCCTATTTTGTTGGCAAGGGAGAGTCACAGGGAAGGAATCCCGAAGAACGTTTGTAGTAACCCCTTCAGGGGTTGCCTCTTAAGTTTGTAGTAACCCCTTGATGGGGTTGCCTCTTGAGTTTGCAGTAACCCCTTGATGGAGTTGCCTCTGGAGGAGGACTGAAGTCCCGGAGTAGGG
It encodes:
- a CDS encoding DUF6737 family protein translates to MSQEPTLNPWNYKPWWCQPWSILLTGITLIVGSWLVFHKLWVTAIVAVPLVAWMGFFLLVWPRLMIESGILDRYEAQFREGGTGEKEG
- a CDS encoding VOC family protein — encoded protein: MEITPYLHTAILVSDLNRAEQFYSNVLGLEKVDRPFSYAGVWYQIGPVQLHLIVDETLNFVPTNPEKLGRNPHFALGVTNLEAAKAHLLAHNCLIQMSASGRAALFTQDPDGNVIELTQVEGDSQK
- a CDS encoding recombinase family protein; translated protein: MKIIAYLYSDPLLESPSDPAIWGWEVDRVYRDLGTRTHLQQLLNDCQQETADYLLIRRIEELGDSVREVCDRMAELEERQIQIVATENATATLDTPLTRSELLKLLSEIESVQRSRQIRKGHAKNRLQSIPPPGKAPFGYRRGKDRYALDRAAAAMVKDFFEQFLLYGSLRGAVRYLERKHSKKISVTTGRRWLTNPTYRGDLAYKNGLVLSNTHVAIISREEAAQVDRLLRRNQRMPPRTASASRSLAGLVVCGECHCSMAVSQAKAHQGKREYLYLRPTNCVRQPKCKAIPYEAILQQAIAQVCQELPRAVAGLEMGQIGGVKQQIQEAIGTKEQILTQLPQLRQDGILDAETADLRRYKLSTEISALQSQLAQLPPVNLRETAQAVSLPQFWLDLSETERRFYFREFIRKIEIYRQGKAWQLKIIFIF
- a CDS encoding sensor histidine kinase, producing the protein MTDRIEELEDRNRELEQKVAQLTQQLTDQDQQLQDSLQELHRLQQHLLQMEKMSMLGQMVSGISHEINNPINFIYGNLPYVEEHVEDLFKVLEAYQEGYPDNAEAVEEILEEVELDYVLEDLPRIMGSLKVGAERIRDLVLTLRNFYRLDEPDMKVADIQEGLESTLVLLNNRYKQNIEVVCEFGKLPKIECYINQLNQVFMNLINNAIDALEETDNSATAGGEKLERKPGKRKIFITTEALENNRVAITISDNGPGMLPDVETRVFEPFFTTKAMGVGTGLGLSISKKIIEENHHGKIVCTSQPTEGSTFRIELPVSQPKASEDGAESEKPAVQV